The following DNA comes from Terriglobales bacterium.
CTGGAGAAGGCCGCTGCCCGCGCCCTGGAGATGGCCCGCGCGCAGGCCGGCCTGCCCCCCGACGCGCCCTGCTACGTCTCCACCACCGGCTTCGGCCGCTACAGCGTGAGCTTCCGCGACCTCCAGGCCACCGAGATCACCAGCGCCGCCCGCGGCGCCTACTTCCTCTTCCCCCAGGCCTCCTGCGTGCTCGACATCGGCAGCCAGTCCACCCGCGCCATCCACCTGCGCGACGCCGGCCGCGTGGGCAGCTTCAAGACCAACGACAAGTGCGCCGCCGGCTCCGGCAGCTTCATCGCCCGCGCCGCCAAGTACCTGCAGATCCCCCTGGAAGAAGTCGGCGAACTCTCCCTGCAGGCGCAGAATCCCCAGCCCATCTCTTCCATCTGCGCCGTGCTGGCGGAGAGCGAGATCATCAACCACGTCTCCGCCGGGGTCAGCGTGGAGGACATCCTGCGCGGCATCCACGACTCCCTCGCCGACCGCGCCGCCAACCTGCTCAAGCGCGTCGGCTTGGGCAGCGAACTCACCTTCGTCGGCGGCGTCGCTCGCCAGCAGGGCATGGTCAAGGCCCTCGAATCCCGCCTCGGCCTCAAGGTCAATGTCCCCCAGGATTGTGAATACGTCTGCGCCCTGGGCGCCGGGCTCTTGGGTTTGAAGCGCATCGCCGTCGCTGCTTAACTTCTTTGCTGCTGCGTTCTTAAGCAGGCCCGCTGCGCTACCTCACATCGCGGTGATGAGAAAATCACCACCCTGGGTGACCCCCATCACAGCCTTTCCCCGCCCACACGCCCACACTCCAAGTTAGGGGAACAGGACCAGCGGAGTCTGGCCCTCCCCGAAGGAGAGTTCGCCATCATGAAAAAGCTGACCATCGCTGTGTTTCTGTTCTGCCTGATCCTGCTGCCGCTGTCCGGCTTCGCTGCCGGCCCCAACGGCGCTGACCTGTTCAAGGCCAAGTGCGCCGTCTGCCACGGCGCCGACGGCGCCGGCAAGGCGGCCATGAAGACCCCGGACTTGGCCTCGGCTGCCGTGCAGGGCAAGAGCGACAAGGACCTGGCGGACTTCATCGCCAACAACCCCAAGCACAACTTCTCCAAGAAGGGCATGACCCCGGATGAGATCAACGCCGTGGTCGCCTTCATTCGCAGCTTGA
Coding sequences within:
- a CDS encoding acyl-CoA dehydratase activase, coding for MRHTAGIDVGTGLTKAVILAAGSNGAPPTVLARALTRTGVELEKAAARALEMARAQAGLPPDAPCYVSTTGFGRYSVSFRDLQATEITSAARGAYFLFPQASCVLDIGSQSTRAIHLRDAGRVGSFKTNDKCAAGSGSFIARAAKYLQIPLEEVGELSLQAQNPQPISSICAVLAESEIINHVSAGVSVEDILRGIHDSLADRAANLLKRVGLGSELTFVGGVARQQGMVKALESRLGLKVNVPQDCEYVCALGAGLLGLKRIAVAA
- a CDS encoding cytochrome c — protein: MKKLTIAVFLFCLILLPLSGFAAGPNGADLFKAKCAVCHGADGAGKAAMKTPDLASAAVQGKSDKDLADFIANNPKHNFSKKGMTPDEINAVVAFIRSLKK